GCCAAGCAGCCGCAGCTGCCACATGGTGAGCGCATCTTGATCTGTTCGGCACATCCGAATGAAGGCAAGACCTTTTGTGCGTTGAACCTGGCTTTGTCGATTGCGGCTGAGAAAGATAATGAGGTGCTGCTTGTCGATGCTGACTTCGCCAAGCCCAGCATCCTCTCCAGCCTTGGTCTTGAGGGCAGCAAGGGTCTGATGGATGCGTTGGCTGATCCAGAGCTGTCCGTCGAAGATTGCATCATTCATACCGATATTGCTGGGCTGGCGATACTGCCCGCAGGTGAGCAGACCAATGCTGACACCGAATATCTAGCTTCATCGCGGACCCAAGAGGTGTTGGGCCGGTTGACCCAAAACAATCCGAACCGGATCGTTATTTTTGATTCGCCACCTGCATTGTCGGCTTCGCCAGCATCTGTGCTTGCGACCCATGTCGGACAAGTGGTGATGATCGTGAAAGCTGACGAAACAACGGAAACAGCCTTGCGCGATGCGCTGAGCCTGATGGCTGGCTGTGACAATATCCAATTGCTCCTCAATGGCACGAAATTCTCGCCAACGGGACGAAGCTTTGGATCCTATTACGGATATGGAGAGTAACCGTGGCCGAGAGTAAGCGTATGAATGTGTCCAAAGCGGCATTGGTTTTGATACCGATCGCTGCTGCTGTGCAGCCGGTGCAAGCCAAGGATCGGAATGTAGAAGTCACGCCTTATCTGGAAGTGCAGCAGGTTTTGGTTGCGGATCTGAAGAACGGCTCGGATGTATTGACCTATACGACCGTGGCCGCTGGTGTGGATTCATCGATACAAACGCGCCGGGCAGAAGCACAGGTAAACCTGCGCTACGAACGTCGCTTTTTCTATCAGGACAATATCGGTGATGACGATATTCTGAGCGGCCTTGCGCGCGGTAGTGTTCAGGTTGTGCCAAATGTCTTGTCCATTGAAGCGGGCGGCATTGCAACGCGCAGCCGGATTGATCTTCGGGGCGAAGCGCCATCGAATACGGTGGGCGATATTGACAATGTGACACAGGTCTATTCGGTTTATGCTGGGCCCTCACTGTCAACGAACATTGGTGCGTTGGATGTTAACGCCAATTATCGGGTCGGCTATACCAAGGTAGAAAGCGAAGATACCGGTATTTTGCCTTCGGGCCAGTTACCTATTGATATTTTTGACGACAGCGTAAGCCATTCAGCTAGCGCGAGCGTCGGGATGAGGCCAGGGGACTTGCCCTTTGGCTGGTCGGTCAGTGGCGGCTATGAGCGTGAAGATGCCGGTCAGCTTGATCAGCGGTTTGAGGGCAAATATGCACGCGCAGACGTAACAGTTCCGGTGTCGCCAACCGTCGCTCTGGTTGGCGGTGTAGGCTATGAAGATATTGAGATTTCGGAACGCGATGCGGTTCGGGATGTGAATGGCGACCCCGTCATCGATGAAGATGGTCGACTGGTTACAGACGAGACGTCTCCGCGTCTATTGTCTTACGATCAGGACGGTCTGATCTGGGATGCAGGCGTGTTGTGGCGCCCAAGCCGACGGACATCGCTCGAAGCCCGTATTGGTCGCCGCTATGGCAGCACGACATATGCCGGCAGCCTTGGTTATCAGCCAAATGAGAACACGTCCTTGAACGTATCAGTTTATGACACCGTGTCGGGTTTTGGCAATTTGCTAAACGACAATCTGTCATCTCTGGGCACTAGCTTTACCAGCAGCCGCAATCCTTTGAGCGGAGAGCTGAACGGCTGTGCTTTCGGTCAAACCAGCAGTCTTTGCTTCAACGATGCCTTGCAATCAGCCGCATCATCATCTTTCCGTGCACGGGGTGTAAATGCGCAGCTGGCTTATGGGTATAATGGCTGGAACATGGGGGTAGCCGCCGGTTACTCGCGCCGCCGCTTCTTTGCCTCGCAAATAGGCGGTCTTGCCGGTGTCGATGGCCTGGTCGATCAAAATTATTATGCCAATCTTTCCATCGGACGACAGCTTGATGCGCGGTCGGGCTTTAACACCAAT
This DNA window, taken from Parasphingorhabdus litoris DSM 22379, encodes the following:
- a CDS encoding AAA family ATPase, producing MNKYNPLSKSSSLLERAAQVYDYMPAKTGGPVKDIGPELLPPESDARQVVPSKSQRAPAYDGPRVIVDREKLLEAGFVVPDGPVTGISEEFRIIKRQLLMAAKGTAKQPQLPHGERILICSAHPNEGKTFCALNLALSIAAEKDNEVLLVDADFAKPSILSSLGLEGSKGLMDALADPELSVEDCIIHTDIAGLAILPAGEQTNADTEYLASSRTQEVLGRLTQNNPNRIVIFDSPPALSASPASVLATHVGQVVMIVKADETTETALRDALSLMAGCDNIQLLLNGTKFSPTGRSFGSYYGYGE
- a CDS encoding porin family protein, producing MAESKRMNVSKAALVLIPIAAAVQPVQAKDRNVEVTPYLEVQQVLVADLKNGSDVLTYTTVAAGVDSSIQTRRAEAQVNLRYERRFFYQDNIGDDDILSGLARGSVQVVPNVLSIEAGGIATRSRIDLRGEAPSNTVGDIDNVTQVYSVYAGPSLSTNIGALDVNANYRVGYTKVESEDTGILPSGQLPIDIFDDSVSHSASASVGMRPGDLPFGWSVSGGYEREDAGQLDQRFEGKYARADVTVPVSPTVALVGGVGYEDIEISERDAVRDVNGDPVIDEDGRLVTDETSPRLLSYDQDGLIWDAGVLWRPSRRTSLEARIGRRYGSTTYAGSLGYQPNENTSLNVSVYDTVSGFGNLLNDNLSSLGTSFTSSRNPLSGELNGCAFGQTSSLCFNDALQSAASSSFRARGVNAQLAYGYNGWNMGVAAGYSRRRFFASQIGGLAGVDGLVDQNYYANLSIGRQLDARSGFNTNVYANLLDSGFVGAPNVLALGANAAYYRQIIPGLTGTAAVGLDSFQQDGFDSELTASALLGLQYEF